Proteins encoded in a region of the Rhodococcus sp. SBT000017 genome:
- a CDS encoding TIGR03668 family PPOX class F420-dependent oxidoreductase, translating into MKIDNEVQRFADAPRAQLSTINPDGTPHLVPIVFAVAPTGDRIYTAIDWKPKTTRKLQRLDNIRADPAVSLIVDHYTDDWSQLWWIRADGNAHIVETSSTEGTSATDALVAKYVQYKNNRPEGPVIIIDKLSWRSWSAS; encoded by the coding sequence GTGAAGATCGACAACGAAGTCCAACGCTTCGCCGACGCACCCCGAGCCCAACTCTCCACCATCAACCCCGACGGCACACCGCACCTGGTACCCATCGTGTTCGCCGTCGCCCCCACCGGCGACCGCATCTACACCGCCATCGACTGGAAACCCAAAACAACCCGAAAACTCCAGCGACTCGACAACATCCGCGCCGACCCCGCCGTCAGCCTCATCGTCGACCACTACACCGACGACTGGTCCCAACTCTGGTGGATCCGCGCCGACGGAAACGCCCACATCGTCGAAACCTCCAGCACCGAAGGCACATCGGCTACCGACGCCCTGGTCGCGAAATACGTTCAATACAAAAACAACAGACCCGAGGGTCCGGTGATCATCATCGACAAACTGTCCTGGCGATCCTGGTCGGCTTCCTGA
- a CDS encoding GNAT family N-acetyltransferase, whose amino-acid sequence MLDVPPDRIVTDRLVIRRESADDAVAIADVIDRNLVRLVPWMGWATEEATQPSAQLARIAEAVEHWDAGEMFDYGIFDLEGGAFLGKIGMHRRIGPHGIELGYWLDAEAEGRGVISEAVAALIQEALKLDGIIRVEIHCDAANLRSQAVPGRLGFILDRIEHQPIAAASETGEHMVWVYQPDR is encoded by the coding sequence ATGCTCGACGTGCCTCCCGATCGGATTGTCACCGACCGCCTTGTCATTCGTCGCGAATCGGCCGACGATGCCGTTGCCATTGCCGACGTGATCGACCGCAATCTCGTTCGCCTTGTGCCGTGGATGGGGTGGGCGACCGAAGAAGCAACACAGCCGTCGGCTCAACTCGCTCGTATTGCCGAGGCCGTCGAGCACTGGGACGCCGGGGAGATGTTCGATTACGGAATTTTCGACCTCGAAGGCGGTGCGTTTCTGGGCAAGATCGGGATGCATCGCCGAATCGGCCCGCACGGAATCGAATTGGGTTACTGGCTCGACGCCGAGGCCGAGGGACGTGGTGTGATCAGCGAGGCCGTCGCTGCCCTCATACAGGAGGCCTTGAAGCTGGACGGGATCATCCGAGTCGAAATTCATTGTGATGCAGCGAATCTCAGGAGTCAGGCCGTACCCGGGAGGCTTGGCTTCATTCTTGACAGGATCGAGCATCAACCGATTGCAGCTGCGTCCGAGACCGGCGAGCACATGGTCTGGGTATATCAGCCCGACCGGTGA
- a CDS encoding bifunctional diguanylate cyclase/phosphodiesterase, translated as MSREHDAPPRHVAAVSGTAAVNGTAAQRDALTGLPNRNEILALITAELDARIPDRQFSVLLVDIDGFREFNDALGPAQGDDLLCMVADRLLASTRPGDTIGRLTGDEFVVIARGCHSIAARALAAGFASIFEPAFELGGRQLTLTASVGVASSTDTGISATQLVHNATAAMHAAKAVGRNEHHVFTDELHHTNRTRLELIERLRGIAMVERELTMAYQPIVELATGTVVGAEALIRWNHPELGLLMPDTFIPLAEDADLIVPLSMWILAEAAHTIADWQTRNIHLQVGVNISPAHFATGTLATDVIDTVDTYGIEPGRLALELSESQTLHDLDAVHYQLRDVQRHGVLIAIDDFGSGFSSLERLATLPVDTLKIDKSLTQHLDSDNLHRRRAMTTLCSALVDVTTTLGKDTVIEGIETPEQLQICTDMGVTFGQGHLLGRPMPVAALEQFITRHSTHSESA; from the coding sequence GTGAGCCGAGAGCACGACGCGCCGCCCCGTCATGTCGCCGCAGTTTCCGGAACCGCTGCCGTAAATGGAACCGCTGCCCAACGCGATGCGCTGACCGGACTTCCGAACCGCAACGAGATTCTTGCCCTCATCACCGCCGAACTCGACGCCCGCATTCCGGACCGCCAGTTCAGTGTCCTGCTGGTCGACATCGACGGATTCCGAGAATTCAACGACGCCCTCGGCCCAGCCCAGGGCGATGACCTGCTCTGCATGGTCGCCGACCGCCTCCTGGCCTCCACCCGCCCCGGCGATACCATCGGCCGCCTCACCGGCGACGAGTTCGTCGTCATCGCACGGGGCTGCCACTCCATAGCCGCACGCGCCTTGGCTGCCGGATTCGCGAGCATCTTCGAGCCCGCCTTCGAGCTCGGCGGCCGCCAACTCACCCTCACCGCCAGTGTCGGAGTCGCCTCCAGCACCGACACCGGCATCAGCGCGACCCAACTGGTCCACAACGCCACCGCAGCCATGCACGCCGCCAAGGCCGTCGGACGCAACGAACACCACGTCTTCACCGACGAGCTGCACCACACCAACCGCACCCGACTCGAACTCATCGAACGATTGCGCGGCATCGCGATGGTCGAGCGCGAACTGACCATGGCCTACCAACCCATCGTCGAACTCGCGACAGGAACGGTCGTCGGGGCCGAAGCACTCATCCGATGGAACCACCCCGAACTCGGCCTGCTGATGCCCGACACCTTCATACCCCTCGCCGAGGACGCCGACCTCATCGTCCCACTGAGCATGTGGATACTCGCCGAGGCCGCGCACACGATCGCCGACTGGCAGACCCGCAACATCCACCTGCAAGTGGGCGTCAACATCAGCCCCGCCCACTTCGCCACAGGAACCCTCGCCACCGACGTGATCGACACTGTCGACACCTACGGCATCGAACCCGGACGGCTCGCCCTCGAACTCTCCGAATCACAAACACTGCACGACCTCGACGCCGTCCACTACCAACTCCGCGACGTCCAACGCCACGGCGTCCTCATCGCCATCGACGACTTCGGCTCCGGCTTCTCCTCCCTCGAACGACTCGCCACTCTCCCCGTCGACACCCTCAAGATCGACAAATCCCTCACCCAACACCTCGACAGCGACAACCTGCACCGACGACGCGCCATGACCACACTCTGCAGCGCCCTCGTCGACGTCACCACCACCCTCGGCAAAGACACCGTCATCGAGGGAATCGAGACACCCGAACAACTCCAGATCTGCACCGACATGGGCGTAACCTTCGGCCAAGGACACCTACTCGGACGCCCCATGCCCGTTGCGGCACTCGAACAATTCATCACTCGACACAGCACCCACAGCGAATCCGCATAA